The DNA region AACCATCCTCAGGGCCATTCGTGTAGACAGCCCAATTGGACGGCGCAATTATGCGATGATGCTTCTTCCCGCGCGCTTGGGACTGAGAGCGCCGGAAGTAATCTCCATGCAGATCGATGACGTCGACTGGCGCGCGGGCGAGATCATCGTGCGTGGCAAGGGTCTAAGACAGGATCGGCTGCCTCTCCCTCAGGATGTGGGCGAAGCTTTAGCCAAATATCTCCAGCGTGATCGAGTAAGCAGCTCCCGTGCACTTTTCGTGGTCAGCCGAGCTCCCCACAGACCATTTAGAGATGGGGCTATGCTGAACGTGATCCTGAAAAAAGCTTTTGCGCAAACCGGCTTGACGCCGCCGGCGTCCTTTGTAGGCTCTCACGTTCTGCGGCACAGTCTGGCCGTGACATTGGCGCGCAATGGAGCATCTCTTGACGAAATCGGGGATCTGCTGCGCCACCAGTATCGGGCTTCCACCATGATTTATGCAAGGCTGGATATAGAAGGGCTGCGCTCAATTGCTCAACGCTGGCCGGTTGCGGGAGGTGCAA from Terriglobia bacterium includes:
- a CDS encoding site-specific integrase, whose protein sequence is MGCLRREYEEYLRRERGLSERTIEHCWGFAARFLKFRFGDKMGDLSQITAIDIVGFMQQLVSRKKPFRDKTPPTHLRNFFRYLFSRGKTTANLALCVPWIKQQSDTRVPRHLDAAQVETILRAIRVDSPIGRRNYAMMLLPARLGLRAPEVISMQIDDVDWRAGEIIVRGKGLRQDRLPLPQDVGEALAKYLQRDRVSSSRALFVVSRAPHRPFRDGAMLNVILKKAFAQTGLTPPASFVGSHVLRHSLAVTLARNGASLDEIGDLLRHQYRASTMIYARLDIEGLRSIAQRWPVAGGAR